CCTCCTCCGGCACTTCGGCGACAATTGCGCAAATCTTGGTCGTTCCGATATCGAGCCCGACCAGGATATGATCCCGCTTAGACACTCGGCTCACCCCCTTCCCCGAACAATGACGCGGTCGGCAAAGCGAAGATCGATTTCGTTCGCTCTGGCGCCCTCGCCGTCAAAGGCCACATCACGCAGTGCGGGCCGCATTTTGAGAAACCGAGACCATTGCTGATTCATCGACGACTCACTGAACTGGAAGGTCACACCCTGGACCTCGACCACCAGGTTGTTCAAATTCCCCACATTGATATCCGGCCGCCCACCGGTGGTCTGCCCGACCATACGCGCCAGGGCGGCGCCAACCTGCACCGGGCGACGATCTTCGACTTTCCCCTGCGCCAGTCGACGTCCATCGACACCCGAGAGCATCGGCAGCGTCGGGTCGTCGCTGGACCCGAGATGCGCCAGCAGCACACCCTCGGCATCAGTCAGCAGATTCTCCGCCACCGTCCGGACGACGACCGCCGGCTCGCGCTCCACGATGTCGATATGAATCTCGTGCAACGGCTTCAACACCACGGTCGCGTCCTTGATCCAAGGATGGGTCTTGACCCGGTCCGCCAACCACGTCGGGTTGATGGAATAGAGCGCGGTATCGGGTTTCAACGCCAGCCGGCCGATCACCTCTTTTCTGGTGACATGATGCAGGCCGTTGACGGACACGGATCGCACCAGAAACCATTCCCTCGTAAGCGGCCCCAGCTCACGCGCCAGGACAAATAACCCGGAACAACCACCGACCAACACCGTCACCGTGGCGACCACCCGCAAGGAGATGAGCAGGCCTCGGCCCAGTCGTGACCAATATCCGCCTGCCGCGACACCCCGACGGCGATCTGATCCGGACTCCGAACGGGCATTGGCCCGAGGAGTGACTTTGCTCGGTCGCGCCTTGCGCCACCCCAGCGGCATCATTACCTCACGGCTCGAAACGTTCCCGCGCCGGCTCGCCGGAGCGCGGATTGAAGGATTCGTTCCGTCAAGACATCGTAGGACAGCCCAGCCTTGCCTGCCGCCATCGGCAGCAAACTCGTCTCCGTCATCCCCGGTACCGTGTTGATTTCCAATACATAGGGTTTCCCCTTGGGCGTAATGCGAAAATCCACTCGCGCGGCGCCGCTGCACCCCAATGCGTGATAGGTTCGTATCGCCAGCTGCCTGATCTGTTTGGTCACCGCAGCGGTAAGCGGCGCGGGACACACATACTGCGTCCGGCCTTTTTCATACTTCGCCGAGAAGTCGTAGAATCCATCCGGTGCCACAATCTCCACTGCAGGAAGGCCGCTCACCACTCCATCCGCGTCACCCAACAGGGAGACGGTGACTTCGTGTCCGGGGATATAGGCCTCCACCATGGCTTCCGCGTCATATCGATGGGCGACTCGCAAGGCCTCTTTCCACTGCGCCGGCTTCCGGACGATGGTCACCCCGATCGTCGATCCCTGACTCGCCGGCTTCACGACCACCGGCAACTTCAGCTTACAGCCCGTGAGGACGCGTCCCAGCGTAGGCATCGTGCCTCGCAACACCACCGTCCCACGCGGCACCGGGATGCCCTGGGCGGCCAATTCCGTCTTGGTCACGACCTTGTGCATGCCGATCGCGCTGGCACGCACGCCGGACCCCGTATAGGGAATGCCGAGGGTCTCCAGAAATCCCTGGATGGCGCCGTCTTCCCCGCCCGGTCCATGTAATGCCAGGAAGGCCACCTCTATCGCTTGTTCTTGCAACGTTTGGGATAACCCCGGACCCACATCGATGGCCACGGCATCGTAG
Above is a window of Nitrospira sp. DNA encoding:
- a CDS encoding FtsQ-type POTRA domain-containing protein — its product is MMPLGWRKARPSKVTPRANARSESGSDRRRGVAAGGYWSRLGRGLLISLRVVATVTVLVGGCSGLFVLARELGPLTREWFLVRSVSVNGLHHVTRKEVIGRLALKPDTALYSINPTWLADRVKTHPWIKDATVVLKPLHEIHIDIVEREPAVVVRTVAENLLTDAEGVLLAHLGSSDDPTLPMLSGVDGRRLAQGKVEDRRPVQVGAALARMVGQTTGGRPDINVGNLNNLVVEVQGVTFQFSESSMNQQWSRFLKMRPALRDVAFDGEGARANEIDLRFADRVIVRGRG
- a CDS encoding D-alanine--D-alanine ligase — translated: MTERKPLTRSKIGVLMGGQSSEREVSLKTGEAVYRSLVRSGYDAVAIDVGPGLSQTLQEQAIEVAFLALHGPGGEDGAIQGFLETLGIPYTGSGVRASAIGMHKVVTKTELAAQGIPVPRGTVVLRGTMPTLGRVLTGCKLKLPVVVKPASQGSTIGVTIVRKPAQWKEALRVAHRYDAEAMVEAYIPGHEVTVSLLGDADGVVSGLPAVEIVAPDGFYDFSAKYEKGRTQYVCPAPLTAAVTKQIRQLAIRTYHALGCSGAARVDFRITPKGKPYVLEINTVPGMTETSLLPMAAGKAGLSYDVLTERILQSALRRAGAGTFRAVR